The Halorussus gelatinilyticus genome contains the following window.
TGCGAACCGGAGCCAGTTAACGGTACGCCGGAATCGGGCGGCGGAGTTCGTTTCGACGGTGGCCGAGTAGCCCCGTCCCGGCGAGGAGCTGTCAGCGATTCGGTAGACACACTTGTACCGCCCGTCCGAACGCCCGGACATGTCTGCTAAAGAGTGGCCCGTGTGGGTCGCGGTGCTGACCGCGGGCGTGGGTCTGTTCACCGCCGGGGTCCTGTATCTGGACGGAACCGGGACGATTCAGTACGCCGTCCCCGGCGCGGGCGTTGTCACGTGTTGGGTCGCGCTCAGTCGGTTGTGGACCCTTTCGGCGTGAGTGCCGGCGGGGTCCCGCCGGTCTACCGCTCGTCGGCGGAGTCGGCACCGCCGGCCGCGGACTGCTCGACCCGGAGGTCCCCGCTCAGTTCGCGCTCGGACGCCGGACTGATAGTGATTCCGGCGGCCTCGAACCGCGACTTGACCGCGAGCGAGAACTCCGAGCGGACGCGCAGGATGTCCTTGCGCGTCGGGTTCCGAATCCAGAACTGGACGTGGAGCACCAACTCGTCGTCGCCGAACTCCGAGAAGTAGACGCGCGGTTCGGGGTCGGACATCACCGCGGCGTGAGAGGTCGCCGCCTCCGCGAGCAGCGACATGGCCTCCTCGACGTCGTCGTCGTACGCGATGCCGATCTCCTCCGAGACGCGGAACTCCGTGCGGCCGTACTGGCTCACGATGGTACTCGTCGTCAGTTCCGTGTTCGGCACCGTGACGGTCTCGTTGTTCTCGGTCCGGACGCGCGTCGTGCGGAAACTGATGGCCTCGACGACGCCCTCCCGGTCGCCCCACGCTATCCAGTCGCCGACGTTGAAGTTCGGGTTGACGACCAGGAACAGGCCGCTGATGAGCGCCCCGATGACCTCCTGGCCCGCGACGCCGATGGCGAGCGTCGCCGCGGCGACGATGAGCGTCGAGTTCGTCAGCACCTGCCCGTACCCGCCCGCCGCCATCCCGAAGGCGACCCCGACGACGACCACCGCCAGTCGCAGGTAGCGACGGAAGGCGTCCAGAATCGTCGGGTTGTTCGGGTTCCGCTGTCGCACGATGCGGTTGGCGGCGGGTTCGACGATGAACCGACCGACGAGGTAGACGACGAGGAACGCGAGCGCGAACTTCCCGAACGGGAGCAGCACCTCGCGGTAGGCCTCCTCCGGCGTATCGACGGGGTCTTGGAGCGGGTCCAGTTGCATCGGTCCGTCACCGCTGATATGTTCGCCCGAGGGATAATCGCCGGGGCGGATGCGGCCGTTCGGCGGACCGCGGCTCCGCTGGACGGACCGGGGCGTTCGTCCCGGATGGCCTACCGGTCGTCGGCGCCGGCGGCGTGTGCCCGACGGACCACCTGTTCCAACCTCTTGCGCTCCGGAGCGAACTTCAGGTGCGAGTCGCAGTCACAGTCTGACGCGCCGAGACCCGCGACCGACTCGGCCGCGTCGTCGGTCTCGATTCCCCGACTGACCTCGCACTCCACGTCCGCGCCCGCGGTCGTCACCACCTCCGCGACCCGACTCGCCGGGTGGCCGAGCAGGTAATCGACGTGCCAGTGTCGGGCGTCGCGCTCTCCGCGGGCGAGTTCGCGGTGGCGCTCGACGCGGGCGAACCCGCCGGTCCCGAACGCGCTCCCGGTGTAGGCGTACCACCCGGCCGCGAGGTCGCGCTCGCCCGCCGCGCCGAACGCGACGGCGGCGTCGTCGGCGAGTTCTACGAGCAACGTGTAGGTTCCTTTCGGCATCGTATTTCGTTTCTTTAGAAATATAGGGCCACTTGAAGGTGCGAGACGACCAGTCCGGCCGCGACGGCGAATATCGTCGCGCCGTTCAGCGCGACCGACTGCTTGTGGTACTTCGCGAACCCGTCGTCGCCAGCGCGGTCCATCTTCGGGATGAGGACCTGCCGCGCGTAGAGGTTGAGCGCCACGCCGACCAGCGGGAGCGCCGCCAGCAGGACGCCGTCGTAGGGGCCGACGCCGACGACCAGCGCCGCGGCGACCGCGACGAGGCCCAGAATCGCGCCGAACGAGTAGTACTTCGGGAAGATGGCGTTGACGACTCGCCCGGCGTCGTCGCCCAGCACGTCGAACGTCGTCGGCGCGCCGACGAGCGAGAAGAAGACGATGCTCCCGAGCCAGACGCCGAGACTGGCGTCCAGTAGGGTCGCGAGCGCGGTTTCGAGGAGGCTCATGTCCGGCGCTTGGGACGCCCGGAAAATCAAGGGTTCGGACGCAGAGCCCGGGACGCTCACTCCGCCACGTCCGCGACCTCCGCGTCGGACAACTCCCGGAGCGTCTCGGGGTCGATGGGGAAGACCGCCTCCGGCGTGCCCGCGGCGGCCCACACCGTCTCGAACTCGGTCAGCGTCTCGTCCAAGTAGACCGGCACGTCGGCGTCGTGGCAGAACGGCGGCACGCCGCCGATTGACCACCCGAGTGCGGCCTTGATTTCGCCCGCGTCTGCCATCTCCACGTCGCCCTCCGCGAGTCCGAGGAGGTCGGCGAGTTTCGCCTCGCTGACCCGGTTCGCGCCCTGGTCACGACCACGACGAGTCGGTCGTCGGCCCGCATGGCGATGCTGCTCGCAATCTGGGCCACGTCGCAACCGACGGCGTCGGCGGCGTCCGCGGCGGTCTTGGTCCCTTCGGGGAACTCCTGCACGTCCACTTCGAATCCGTACTCGCGGCTGGCTCTGTCGGCGAACTCCTCGGCTCGGTCGTGCATGCCCGTGGGTTGTGATGCCACGGTTCAAATATCTCCGGGTCGGCGCAGGAACTGACTTCGCGCCGCTGGCGGTGCGGTCGGTAACGCCGGATTTCGGAGCGACGGCGGTGTCATAACAAAGTGGACCGGGGCCGTTTCGGTCTCCGTGATTCGCTCGAACCGACGGACGACCCTCCTGACTGCGGTTCTCGTCGCGGCGCTCGTCTGCGGACCGGTGGCCGGCGCGCAAATCGGACCGGCGGCCGACGCACCGAATCCGGCCCCGTCAGCGGCGCAGGAGACGACCGCGGCGCAGGAGACGACGACGGCCGAGAACGAGACGGCGACCGACCGCGGGACGACCGTCGGGACTCCGACGCGACCGACGACTCCGGACCACGCGGTGTCGCCGCGACAGTTCCCGGAGCGACCCGACCCGCTGAACGCGAGCAACGCCGACCGGTATATCGCCGCGTACGAGGAGGTACGGAAGTACAACGAGATTCTGCGGGAGACGACCGACGTGAACATCACGAGCATCGACGTGCGATGTGGCTCGACCTCGGTCGCCGAGCGCGACGGGCAATTCGTGGTCGAGGTGGCCTGCGGGTTCTCCTACGAGTTCGGACGGAACGGGACGCCGACCGGCATCGCCGACGGCGCGCCCTACTTCGCCCGGTACGTCGTCGATGACGGGTCCACCGAACTGCTCGGACTCCGGTCGGCGCTCCGCGTCGGCGGTGCCCTCCCGCGACCGCTCCCGGAGCGACCCGACCCGCTGAACGCGAGCAGCGTCCTGCGGTACGCCGCGGCCTACGAGGAGGTCCGCAAGCACAACGAGATTCTGGACGAGGTGAACGCGCCGAACGCGACCGTGACGGAGACGTTCGTCTCCTGTCTGCCCGAAGTGGTCGAGCAGACCGACGACGGCTTTCTCGTGGACGTCCCCTGTAACTTCGCCTACTTCGTCGACCGGGACGGCGACGTCGTGATGGTGGAGAGCCTGCTGGTGCCGTCGTACACCGCGCGCTACCGCATCAACGAGACGGCGACGGAACTCGTCGCCGTGCGGCAGGCCTCCGGTTCGAATCGGACGACGACGCCCGCGGGGACCGCGACCGCCGAAGACGAGGCAACGACCGCCGAAACCCGGACGACGACCGCTACCGAGACCTGACCCCGGCCCCGGCCTCGTCGGTGCCGGGCGTGGACTCGACGCCCGCAGTCGCGGGCTAATCGGTCGGTCGAGCGTTCGCACTGTCCCGGTCCACCGCTCCGATTCGGTTCGTGTCGATCCGCTCTCGACCCGCCTCAGTCCGTCCCGGACTCGCTTTCCGACGACTGCGCCGCGCTCGCGTCGGTTCCGGACCCCGAATCCCCCGGCGTCGAGAGGCCGCGGATCGCGACCACGACGGCCGCGCCGAGCGCGACCAGTCCGCCTGCGACGGCGAACGCGACGTGATAGCCGAAGTCGGCGGTCCAGCCGCCCAGCAAGCCGCCGATGCCGCCCGAGGCGGCCACCAGCGCGGCGTGGACGCCCAGCGCCTCCCCGCGGACCGTCGCGGGCGCGAGGCGCGTCACCAGTCCGGTCCCCGTGACGGCGATGACAGCCCACGTCACCCCGAGGAGCGCGAAGACGCCGCCGTTCGCGGTCAGACCGGCGACGCCTGCGACGGTTCCGACGACCGCCACCGCGGGGAACGCGGCGGCCCTGACGCCGAGCGCGCCGCTCTGGAACAGCCGCGCGTCGAACCGGTCGCTCAGTTTCCCGACCGCGCCGTAGCACAGTGCCGAGGCGAGACTCGTGGCGAGGTAGAGGCCGAAGGTGGCGTCGCCCCCGTAGCCCGCGGTCGAGAGGTACGCCGGGAGCGGTGCCCAGAACGCGGCGAACCCCGTCGAGAACAGCGCGACGGCGAGGAAGTACGCCGTCAGGCGCGGCGAGAACCGCGCCAGTAGTTGCCGGGGTCGAATCCCCCGCGTCGTCCAGTAGAGTCGGTTCGGCGTGAACGGGAACGTCGCCGTCTTGGCGTTCCGGTGACTCCGCGAGAGGAGTCGCCCGATTCGCCGACGCTCGCCCTTCGGCAAGTCGGCGGCCGCCGCCGAGACCGTCGGTACCCACCTCGCGGCCGCCACCGCGGAGACCGCCGCGAGCGCACCACAGACCGCGAACAGCCACCGGCGCGCCGAGAGCGGCGACGCGAACCGGGGCGCGAGGACGCCGAGCCAAACGGTGCCGAGGACGAGACCGCCCGCCCAGCCGTACCCCTGATACGTGTTCAGCGCGGCGATGCGGCGCGACCACTCCGACTCGGGCGCGTCGGCCACGACCAGCAGGGTCAACACCGGCCCGCCCGCGGCGGAGACGAACCACAGCAGGGCGTTGAGCGCGAGGACCGCGGTGACCGACTCGACCACCGGAATCGCCGCGAGCGACGCCGCGACCCCGACCAGACTCCAGACGACGACCGCCCGGCGGTTCGCGGTCCGGTCGGCGACCCGGCCCCAGAGGAGCGCGCCCGGCGTGCCCAGTAGCGCCGCGCTCGCCGCGAGCAGACCGAGCGCCACGGGGTCGCCGCCCAACGCGACGACGTACAGCGGAACGAGAAGCGAGGCCGCACCGAGCGCGACCGACCCGAGTCCCCACGCGTAGAGCCAGCGATGTTCCATCGGCGCGGGAAACACACCGTCGGCACGTAAAAGCCGTGAATTCGGGCGGGGTCAGCCGACGTCGGCGCTCTCGCTCCGGAGTTCCGCCACGGTCTCGAAGATGTCGTCCATCCACGCGTCCAAGTCGTAGGCGGTCACGAGTTGGCGCATCTGGCGCATCCGGTTGCGCCGCTCGGTGGCCGAGTCCGTGATGGTCCGGCGGATGGTCTCGGCGAACGCCTCGGTGGCGTAGGGGTTGATGGTGTAGGCGTAGTCGCCAAGCGTCTCGTCCACGCCGGCGAAGTCCGAGAGGACCAGCGCGCCCTCGTTGTCCAGTTGGGCCGCGACGTACTCCTCGGCGACGAGGTTCATCCCGTCGCGGACGGAACTCACCAGCGCGAGGTCGGCGTGGCGATAGAGACCGTATAGCGCCTCCGCGGGGAGCATCTCGGTGACGCTAACGACGGGTTTCCAGTCGTCGGTGCCGAACCGCTCGTTGACGCGCTCGGCGACCGCCGAGACTTCCCGCTGTATCTCCTGATACGCCGGAATCTCGCTCCTGCTCTCGCTGGCCTTCTGGACGTAGACGAACTCGCCGCGGTACTCCGGATGCTCGTCGAGGAAGTACTCGATGGCTCGGATGCGCTCGGGGATGCCCTTCGTGTAGTCGAGGCGGTCCACGCCGACGGCGACGACGGCGTCGTCGGCGATGCCCCGCTCCTCGCGGAAGGAGTCCCAGAACTCGTCGGCCTGCTCGCTCCCCGCCAGTCGCTCGATGCGCTCGGCGTCCACGCCCATCGGGAAGGGTTTGACGAGCGTCGGCGAGTCGCCCCTGTGGACGACGCCCGAGTCCCAGTCCACCACGGCGTCGTCGAAGCACGCCTCGACGCCTTCGAGGAACTGTGCGCAGAACCGCCCGACGTGGAACCCGAGCAGGTCGTTCGCCAGCAGTCCATCCATCAGTTGCTCGCTCTGGGGACAGACCCGGAAGTCGTCCCACGTCGGCCACGGGATGTGCCAGAAGTGCGCCAGCGTCACGTCGTCGCCGAGGCGGTCCCGGACCATCTTCGGCGCGAGGCCGAAGTGGTAGTCCTGAAACCAGACCAGCGACCCCGGTCGCGCCTCCCGACTCGCGGCCTCGGCGAACCGCTCGTTGACCTCGCGGTAGCGGTGCCAGAATCGGGGTTCGTACGTCACTCGCCCCCGGTCGCTGTGACAGAGCGGCCACAACACCTGATTGCTGTAGCCGTAGTAGTACTCCTCTATCTCGTCGTCGTCCAGCCAGATGCGCTTGAGGGTGTACGACGGGTCCTCGGGCGGGACGCGAATGCGGTCCTCGTCGTCCACGACCTCGCGGTCGGCGTCGCCGTCGCCCCACGCTATCCACGTCCCGGACGCGCGCTGCATCACGGGGTCCAGTCCCGCGGTGAGGCCGCCGACGGGTCGGTCCACGACGATTTCGTCGCCGTCGTAGGAGTGGCTGTAGGGTTCCCGGTTCGAGACGACGAGGAGACCCTCGGTCGGGGCCGACCCGTCTCCGTCCCCGCCGGTCGGGCGTCCGTCCGCCGATTCTCCGCCGGTCGCCCCTTCGGCAGGTGATTCGTCGCCCGTCATGTCGAGCGTCCGGAGGTCGAGCGTCGGGGGTTCGAGGTCGGTCGCGCCTCGGTCGATGAACGCATGGACAGCTACTGACGACGTACAGCGCCTTTTCGTTTTGGGTGCGAGACGCGAGACGTCGGTCGGTTTTCGCCGTCGATTCCGTACTTCTGAAACGGTCGAGCGTCCTCGCTCCCAGAACTGCCGAGCGTTCTCACTCCCGGAACCGCCGCACTTGCTCGCGCGTCGGCAGCGCCGTCATCGCGCCCGGCGCGGTGGTCGTGACCGCCGCAACCGCGTTGGCGAAGCTGAGGACGTCCGAGAGCGAGATTTCGGCGGGGTCGCCCGCGCCGCCGGCGAACGCGGCGAGCGCGCCCGCGGTGAAGGCGTCGCCCGCGCCGGTCGTGTCCTCGACGGACTCGACCTCGTACCCGCCGTGAGAGGCCGCGCCCGCGCCCCACGGAGCCGCGTCTGTCGAGCGCGCGAACGCCCCCGACTCCCCGAGCGTCAGCAGGACGGTGTGCGGTCCCTCGCCGGTGACGCCCTCGGCGAGGGCCTCGGGCGACTCGCCGGCGAACCCGGCCGCGTCGAGGTCCTCGGGCGTCGCCTTCACCACGTCGGCGTGGGTCAGCATCTCGCGGACCTGCGCGGCGAATCGCTCGTCGGAGTCCCACAACTCCGGCCGGGCGTTCGGGTCGAAGACCACCGTGCAGTCGCGCTCGGTCGCGCGTTCCGCGAGGTCGAGCGTCGCGGTCCTGCCGGGGTCGGCCGCGAGCATCACGCCGCCGACGTAAACCCACGACGCCGCGTCCAGCGTCTCGTCGGGCACGCTTCCGGGTTCGACGCGCGTGTCGGCGGTCCCGTCGCGGTAGAAGGTGAAGGCGCGGTCGGCGTCGGCGTCGTGGCTGACGAACGCCAGCGCGGTCTCGGCGTCCGGGTCGCGCTCGACGAATCGGTCGGGGAGGCCGAACGACGAGAGGGTCGCCGCGAGGTGGTCGCCGAAGGGGTCCTCGCCGACGCGGGTCCAGAACCACGGCACGGCGTCGAGTCGCGCCAGCGCGACCGCGACGTTGGCGGGCGCGCCGCCCGCGCGCCGCGAGAAGTTCTCGACGGCCGAGAGCGGGCCGGGACCGTCGGGCAGGAAGTCGATGAGGGCTTCGCCGGCGACCAGAATCTCGGGGTCGGAGTCGGTCATGCGTTCGACCATTCGGCGGCGCGCCCAAAAGGATTCGTCGGTGGCAAGCGTCGCCGCCCGGCGAACCGGGGGATTTCGAGGGACCTCGATTTCGCGCATCTTCACAGACCACGGGATGCGCCGCGTCTTCATCGAACACAGGACGCGCCGCGTCTGCACTCGCGCAGTTCTGCGCGAGTGCAGACGCACGCGGGGAGGTTCGGGGCGCGGTGCGGCGGCGGTTGCAGTTCCATGCGGTCGCAGTCGCGGTGCTGTGCAGTAAACTCCGATGCTCAAGCCTGTAGCCGGCTTCCTCGATTCCTTCACTTCGTCCGATTTAGCTCTCCACTTTTCCCGGCTCGACTGCTTCACTTCCTCCGACTCGGACCAATCCGCTTTCTCACCCCTCGACGCGCCCCAGAACGTCGTCCAGATACTCCTTGCTCACGCCGATGTAGCCGTACTCCAGCGTGAACACCTCCAGCGAGAGCGTCCCCGACCAGTCGTCGGGGAGCGCGCCCAGCACCGCCTCGAAGTCGATGGTGCCCGCGCCGAACGGCAGGTGTTCGTCCTGCGCGTTTCGCGTGTCGTTGAGGTGGACGTGCGAGATGCGGTCGGCGTAGCGGGCCGCGAACTCCGCCAACTCCGTCGAGTCCAAGCCGTCAACGCGGGCGTGGCCCGTGTCGAGGGTCATCGCGGCCTCGGTGTCGGCGAAGAGGTCCGGGAAGTTCCCGGTCGAGAGGGCTCCGTTCGGGACGTTCTCGAAACAGACCTCGAAGTCGTCGGGCGTCCCGGCGTCCAACTCGCGGACCGATTCGAGGACCGTCTCGCGGACGTCGGCGTCGTCCCACGCGGGACTCCACGCCTTCGAGGTGGCGTGAGCGACGCCCTTCTCCGCGCCCATCTCGGCCGCGGTCTCGCTGGCCGCGACGAGTTCCCGAATCGCCCCCTCGCGGACGTGTTCGTAGGCCGACCCCACGTCGAGCGCGAACGGGAGATGAACCAGCAGGTCGAGGTCGCGGTCTCCGGCGGCCTCGCGCACGGCCGCGGGGTCGAGTCGCCGGCGCTCGTGGTCGCCGTCCATCAGCAGTTCCACGAAGTCGAAGTCCAACTCCGCGGCCGCGTCGAAGGCCGTCTCGTAGTCCATCCCGACTTGGGTGACGAAGCCGGTGCTGGCGTTCACGGCGGAGGAACGGTTTCGAGGGAGTTAGTGGTTATCGACGCGGGACCGCTTCGACTTGATTTGACTGTGAACGTGAGCCGCAGAACTGGAGTGTTGATCTCTTCTGAAGCCCCCGCCCGGTCGAGGTCGCTGAGCGACTAAAGTGGACGCGACCGGGCGGGCCCTTCCTCCCACCCGATAATTGTTCAGTCGAGCGCGTCCCGGCGGTTGGTCGGCCGAGCGCACTCCGGTAGTTGGCCGTCCCGTCGTTCGTCGATTAAGAACAAATAAATGTTTGATTTCCTAAAATTATGAAATCGATTTTCGAGCGTTATTCTACAGTTATCTGCCTCGAAACTGACTGCGACGACCGAACGTGTCCAGTGGCCCGTGGACTCTTACGGATTCCCGGCGAAGACACGGGAAGAGGGAGATGATGGGGGAATCTTCGACTGCCGAGAGCGAGCGGGCGGCGTCTGCCGAGAGCGAGATAGCCAGCGAAACCGAACCGACGAGCGAGGACGAGGAGGGCGTGACCCGCCGCGGGTTCGTCCGGCGGGCGGGCGGAGCGGCGGCCGCCGCCGGGACGGCCGGTATCGCCGCGAGCGATTCCGCCGCGGCCCAAGAGACCGAGACCTACCGGTTCGGCGGCGAGGTCACGGCGTGGCATCCTCGGTGGGAAGGGGCCGAGGACAACACGAACCCGACCATCGAGTTGCAGGCGGGCCAAGAGTACGAGTTCTGGTTCGAGAATATCGACGGCGCGCCCCACAACATGACGATTCAGGACGCCGAAGGGAACACCATCGTCCAGAGCGAACTCATCACCGAAGAGGGCGCGACGGCGTCGGTAACGTTCACCGCGACGCCGCAAATGGCGGTGTACATCTGTACGATTCACCCGACCACGATGGTCGGCGAACTGAACGTCACCGGGCAACTCGAGGGCGGCGAGGGCGGTGGCGGGCTTCTGACCTCTCTGCCCTTCGGCGCGCTGGTGGTTCTCACCGCCATCGCGCTCGCGCTCCTCTCGCCGCTACTGTTCGCGCTGTTCCTCTTCTCGCGCGGCAACCGCGGCGAGGGAGAAACGACGACCAGAACGTAGTCAAGCGGTCGTTTCCGGGGTTCAAGCGGCCACGACCCCGCGTGGCGTTATTGTTCTCCGGCCCGGAGACGAGGGCATGAGAACCACCGCCCTGCTGGTGGTCGGACTGGTGGTCGCGTCGGGCGCTCTCCCCGCAGTCGCTCCCGCCGAACCAGCGCACGCTCCCGCCGAGCCAGCGCACGCTCCCGCCGAGCCAGCGCACGCTCCCGCCGAACCGGCGCTCGCTCAAGAGGAGGGCACCGTCGTCGGTCGCCCGAACATCGAACTCTCGGCGACCGACAACCGGTTCGGGCCGGGCGAGCAGGCCATCTTCGAGGTGTTCGTCTCGAACAACGGCGACCTCGACCGCGGCGGTCCCAGCGAGTTCGAACAGCGCGTCACGACCGCGCGGAACGTCCGACTCGACATCCGGGAGGACCGCCTCCCCGACGAACTCGCGGGCGAGTTGCAGGTCGAGACCGGCGAGGTGTTCGCCGGGAGCGTCCCGGAGGGCGTCTCGGGGCCGTTCGGCTTCAACGTCGAGATTTCCGAGTCGGTCGAACCGGGCACCTATCAGATTCCGGTCGAGGTGACCTACGACTACACCAACTTCGTGCGGTACGGGCCGAACCGCGCGCCGGAGTACGGCGACAGTCAGCGAACCCAGACCGCCTACTTCGAAATCGTCGTCGAGGACCGGCCGCAGTTCGACGTCCGGGCGCAGGACCTGACGCCGATAACCGCGGGCGACACCACGACCTACCGACTCGAAGTCACGAACGAGGGGACCACGCCGGCGACCGACGCGCGAGTCCAGTTGTCGGTCGCCAACACCTCGGTCTACTTCGGCGGAGCGGACGACCCTCAACAGCAGACCAGCGTCTTCTTCGAGCGCATCGCGCCCGGCGAGACGAAGACGTTCACGGTCTCGGTCGGCGCGAGCGGGAACACCGCGCCGGGGACCTACCTCGCCGACGCCTCGGTCGCGTACACCAACCCGCGGGGCGTCCGGGAGCGCTCCAGACCGCTCACGTTCGGGGTCTTGGTCGGGGGCGAGCAGACCTTCGCGGTCAGAGACGTCTTCAGCACCCTCCGAGTCGGCGAGACCGGGGTCGTCCGCGGCCGGCTCGTCAACACGGGCGAGACCAACGTCTCGAACGCCGTGGTCGTCGTCGGGGGCGAGAACACCAACTTCCGGCCGCGCGAGACCGAGTTCGCGGCGGGGAACCTCGCGCCGGGCGAGTCGGCCAACTTCTCGTTCCGCATCGACACCGCGAACGCGACCGACGCCGGACCGCGGCGCATCCCAGTCCGGGTCCAGTATCGGAACTCGGAGGGCGAGCAGCGCACCAGCGACCAACTCGACGTACAGGTCGCCGTCGCGCGCGAGCAGACCTTCGACGTGGGCGCGACCGCCACCGGACTCGTGGCGGGCGACAGGGGCACCGTCTCGGGGACCGTCCTCAACACGGGCGAGACCAACGTCTCGGACGCGGTGGTCGTCCTCCAGACGCAGGACGCGGGGCTTCGACCCATCGAGCGCGAGTTCGCGGTCGGTGACCTCGCGCCCAACGAGTCGGCGAACTTCGAGTTCGAGGTGGCGGTCCCCAACGAGTCGAACCCCGGCGTCAGGCCCGTCTCGTTCCGGATTCGGTACCGGAACGCCGACAACGAGATTCGATACTCCGAGTCGTTCGACGCCGCGGTGTCGGTCGGGGGCGAGCGCACCTTCGCGGTCCGGAACGTGAGCGCCGACCTGCAGGTCGCCGACTCGGGGACGATTTCGGGGACCGTCGTCAACACGGCCGACGTGCCCGTCTCGAACGCGGTGGTCGTCTACGGCGGGAGTTCCGGGCTGGTCCCCCGCGAGCAGGAGGTCGCGGTCGGCCGCCTCCAACCGGGCGAAGCCGCGGATTTCGAGTTCACCGTGGACGTGCCCAACGCCTCCGACCCCGGTTCCCGGCAGGCGACGTTCTTCGTGCGCTACCGGAACCGCAACGGCGACCTGCGACTCAGCGAGGGCCTCGACGCCCGCGTCGCGGTCGGCGAGGAACAGACCTTCGGCGTCGGGAACGTCACCGGCACCCTGCGGGTCGGCGAGACCGGTAACGTCGCCGGGCAGGTCACGAACCGAGGGCAGCGCGCCGTCTCGAACGCGGTCCTCGTCCTGAACACGAACAACCCGAATCTGGACGCCCGCGAGTCCGAGTACGCGCTCGGCCGCCTCGGACCCAACGAGTCGGTCCCCTTCGAGTACACCATCGACGTGAACGGCGAGGCCGAACCCGGCCCGCGGCAGGTGTCGTTCCGCGTGAGCTACCGCAACCGCGACGGCGATTTGCGGGTCAGCGACGCGATAGACTCTCGGGTCGCGGTCGCGCCCGAGCGCGACGAGTTCCGGGTCGAA
Protein-coding sequences here:
- a CDS encoding mechanosensitive ion channel family protein: MQLDPLQDPVDTPEEAYREVLLPFGKFALAFLVVYLVGRFIVEPAANRIVRQRNPNNPTILDAFRRYLRLAVVVVGVAFGMAAGGYGQVLTNSTLIVAAATLAIGVAGQEVIGALISGLFLVVNPNFNVGDWIAWGDREGVVEAISFRTTRVRTENNETVTVPNTELTTSTIVSQYGRTEFRVSEEIGIAYDDDVEEAMSLLAEAATSHAAVMSDPEPRVYFSEFGDDELVLHVQFWIRNPTRKDILRVRSEFSLAVKSRFEAAGITISPASERELSGDLRVEQSAAGGADSADER
- a CDS encoding GIY-YIG nuclease family protein, with product MPKGTYTLLVELADDAAVAFGAAGERDLAAGWYAYTGSAFGTGGFARVERHRELARGERDARHWHVDYLLGHPASRVAEVVTTAGADVECEVSRGIETDDAAESVAGLGASDCDCDSHLKFAPERKRLEQVVRRAHAAGADDR
- a CDS encoding DUF4149 domain-containing protein yields the protein MSLLETALATLLDASLGVWLGSIVFFSLVGAPTTFDVLGDDAGRVVNAIFPKYYSFGAILGLVAVAAALVVGVGPYDGVLLAALPLVGVALNLYARQVLIPKMDRAGDDGFAKYHKQSVALNGATIFAVAAGLVVSHLQVALYF
- a CDS encoding MFS transporter; translated protein: MEHRWLYAWGLGSVALGAASLLVPLYVVALGGDPVALGLLAASAALLGTPGALLWGRVADRTANRRAVVVWSLVGVAASLAAIPVVESVTAVLALNALLWFVSAAGGPVLTLLVVADAPESEWSRRIAALNTYQGYGWAGGLVLGTVWLGVLAPRFASPLSARRWLFAVCGALAAVSAVAAARWVPTVSAAAADLPKGERRRIGRLLSRSHRNAKTATFPFTPNRLYWTTRGIRPRQLLARFSPRLTAYFLAVALFSTGFAAFWAPLPAYLSTAGYGGDATFGLYLATSLASALCYGAVGKLSDRFDARLFQSGALGVRAAAFPAVAVVGTVAGVAGLTANGGVFALLGVTWAVIAVTGTGLVTRLAPATVRGEALGVHAALVAASGGIGGLLGGWTADFGYHVAFAVAGGLVALGAAVVVAIRGLSTPGDSGSGTDASAAQSSESESGTD
- a CDS encoding alpha,alpha-trehalose-phosphate synthase (UDP-forming); this translates as MTGDESPAEGATGGESADGRPTGGDGDGSAPTEGLLVVSNREPYSHSYDGDEIVVDRPVGGLTAGLDPVMQRASGTWIAWGDGDADREVVDDEDRIRVPPEDPSYTLKRIWLDDDEIEEYYYGYSNQVLWPLCHSDRGRVTYEPRFWHRYREVNERFAEAASREARPGSLVWFQDYHFGLAPKMVRDRLGDDVTLAHFWHIPWPTWDDFRVCPQSEQLMDGLLANDLLGFHVGRFCAQFLEGVEACFDDAVVDWDSGVVHRGDSPTLVKPFPMGVDAERIERLAGSEQADEFWDSFREERGIADDAVVAVGVDRLDYTKGIPERIRAIEYFLDEHPEYRGEFVYVQKASESRSEIPAYQEIQREVSAVAERVNERFGTDDWKPVVSVTEMLPAEALYGLYRHADLALVSSVRDGMNLVAEEYVAAQLDNEGALVLSDFAGVDETLGDYAYTINPYATEAFAETIRRTITDSATERRNRMRQMRQLVTAYDLDAWMDDIFETVAELRSESADVG
- a CDS encoding carbohydrate kinase family protein, giving the protein MTDSDPEILVAGEALIDFLPDGPGPLSAVENFSRRAGGAPANVAVALARLDAVPWFWTRVGEDPFGDHLAATLSSFGLPDRFVERDPDAETALAFVSHDADADRAFTFYRDGTADTRVEPGSVPDETLDAASWVYVGGVMLAADPGRTATLDLAERATERDCTVVFDPNARPELWDSDERFAAQVREMLTHADVVKATPEDLDAAGFAGESPEALAEGVTGEGPHTVLLTLGESGAFARSTDAAPWGAGAASHGGYEVESVEDTTGAGDAFTAGALAAFAGGAGDPAEISLSDVLSFANAVAAVTTTAPGAMTALPTREQVRRFRE
- a CDS encoding sugar phosphate isomerase/epimerase family protein; its protein translation is MNASTGFVTQVGMDYETAFDAAAELDFDFVELLMDGDHERRRLDPAAVREAAGDRDLDLLVHLPFALDVGSAYEHVREGAIRELVAASETAAEMGAEKGVAHATSKAWSPAWDDADVRETVLESVRELDAGTPDDFEVCFENVPNGALSTGNFPDLFADTEAAMTLDTGHARVDGLDSTELAEFAARYADRISHVHLNDTRNAQDEHLPFGAGTIDFEAVLGALPDDWSGTLSLEVFTLEYGYIGVSKEYLDDVLGRVEG
- a CDS encoding cupredoxin domain-containing protein, whose protein sequence is MMGESSTAESERAASAESEIASETEPTSEDEEGVTRRGFVRRAGGAAAAAGTAGIAASDSAAAQETETYRFGGEVTAWHPRWEGAEDNTNPTIELQAGQEYEFWFENIDGAPHNMTIQDAEGNTIVQSELITEEGATASVTFTATPQMAVYICTIHPTTMVGELNVTGQLEGGEGGGGLLTSLPFGALVVLTAIALALLSPLLFALFLFSRGNRGEGETTTRT